One segment of Aquimarina sp. BL5 DNA contains the following:
- a CDS encoding glycosyltransferase gives MKFSIITITHNRAHLITDTISSVLKQSYEDYEHIIIDDGSTDNTHLIIENFKDDRLKYHKYKKSKHRSFLRNEGIRKSSGDIICILDSDDIWKENKLSHLFSLFNQEPNINFIFHNASILREDKTHISNIYSFKKDFFQSILKKILCNKVLPYPFYSFKRSILKEIDPYDKSMIDGQHDFFLRAAAKYPFYYCSEILSYKIDHTTNLSKNLRVSALTNYIITLKKLFESNAITENQYKKYKNEIYFKIVYFFIKKGDRQKAKEFLDKTSELTSWYNKRYLKIQILRLNQKFITNG, from the coding sequence ATGAAATTTAGTATTATCACCATAACACACAATAGAGCGCATCTGATCACGGATACGATTTCTAGCGTATTGAAACAAAGTTATGAAGATTATGAGCATATCATTATTGATGACGGTTCTACAGATAATACTCATCTGATAATTGAAAACTTTAAGGATGATAGATTAAAATATCACAAATACAAAAAAAGTAAGCATAGAAGTTTCTTAAGAAATGAAGGAATTAGAAAATCGTCTGGTGATATTATCTGTATACTTGATTCTGATGATATATGGAAAGAAAATAAATTATCGCATCTATTTAGTTTATTCAATCAAGAACCTAATATCAATTTTATTTTTCATAATGCAAGTATCCTTAGAGAGGATAAAACACACATTTCTAATATTTATTCATTTAAAAAAGATTTTTTCCAAAGTATCCTTAAAAAAATATTATGTAATAAAGTATTACCTTATCCATTTTATAGCTTTAAAAGATCTATACTAAAAGAAATAGATCCCTATGATAAAAGTATGATCGATGGACAACACGATTTTTTCCTAAGAGCTGCAGCAAAATATCCTTTTTATTACTGTTCTGAGATTTTATCCTATAAAATAGATCATACTACTAATTTATCTAAAAACCTTAGAGTATCAGCCTTAACAAACTATATAATTACTTTAAAAAAATTATTTGAGAGTAATGCCATAACAGAAAATCAATACAAGAAATATAAAAATGAGATATATTTCAAAATAGTCTATTTCTTTATAAAAAAAGGAGATCGCCAAAAGGCGAAAGAATTTTTGGATAAAACATCAGAATTGACGTCTTGGTATAATAAACGTTATCTAAAAATACAAATACTTAGACTTAATCAAAAATTCATTACAAATGGATAA
- a CDS encoding FkbM family methyltransferase, with amino-acid sequence MIQVIKKVRHLLSIHRYTNKKFYSKLIHLNDMCFDIGANKGVKSELFLSLGASVIAFEPQSICHNYLDKIKHRNFQYHKYAVGSNNETKELKLGSHIEVATFSNKFIDYFSNDSLSWNQVEKVTVKKLDWLIDTYGMPNYCKIDVEGYELEILSNLTYIIPLIEFEFTGGFIENTIEIIKLLDKSDTIYNFNLNEKPKFELNKWVSKDEMISIFKELSIDRLHGNIFVKNL; translated from the coding sequence GTGATTCAAGTAATTAAAAAAGTTAGACATTTACTCAGTATACATCGATACACAAATAAGAAGTTTTACTCTAAACTTATTCACCTAAATGATATGTGTTTTGACATTGGAGCAAATAAAGGAGTTAAGAGTGAACTTTTTTTATCTCTTGGTGCTAGTGTAATAGCTTTTGAACCACAATCCATCTGTCATAATTACCTTGACAAGATTAAACATCGTAATTTTCAATATCATAAATATGCGGTAGGAAGCAATAATGAAACTAAAGAACTAAAATTAGGAAGTCATATTGAAGTAGCAACGTTTTCGAATAAATTTATTGACTATTTTAGTAACGATTCACTAAGTTGGAATCAGGTAGAAAAAGTTACCGTAAAAAAATTAGATTGGCTTATTGATACATATGGAATGCCTAATTATTGTAAAATAGATGTAGAAGGATATGAATTAGAAATTCTTTCTAATTTAACTTATATTATACCACTAATTGAGTTTGAATTTACCGGAGGCTTTATTGAGAATACTATAGAAATCATAAAATTATTGGATAAGTCTGATACAATCTATAATTTCAATTTAAACGAAAAACCAAAATTTGAACTTAATAAATGGGTATCTAAAGATGAAATGATTTCGATTTTTAAAGAACTTTCTATTGATCGCTTACACGGTAATATTTTTGTAAAAAACTTATGA
- a CDS encoding radical SAM protein, whose amino-acid sequence MSNKIIIFNPRSANAKHRIPNSILQVGASIYGKYDFVFIDGNLEKDPWKKIKSYFDTGAFKYFCSTVMPGPQLRQAIPFTKKVKEQFPGSITIWGGYFASNQYKVSIQSDFVDYIVNGPGDVAFPSLIDAIENNDYLKISDIKNLIYLDNNGEIIQTKKEKLLDQDSLPPLPYQHLNKFYDLKHYLSKTFLGERTFSYHSSLGCPFTCSFCAVVPIYEGRWKAKSAQTVYTDVKYFKDTYGVDAIEFHDNNFFTSRKRVVEFSKLIMNDGITWWGEGRIDTINKYSDEDLITMKNAGCKMIFLGAETGNDEILKQMNKGGTQTGQTIKDFAKRLAPIGIIPEFSFVLGMPADSPKKVMDQINWDIQFIREIKELNPNAEIIIYLYSPVATEGSELYEQIQKAGFSFPKKLEDWLNPEWENFDLRKNPLTPWLRPEMVDKIKNFETVLNGYYPTASDFRIKGAKKKILRTVAGIRYRSEMYHYPYEIKALHKIWKYRQPETQGFYSE is encoded by the coding sequence ATGAGTAATAAAATCATCATATTCAACCCAAGGAGTGCTAACGCAAAACATAGAATACCTAACTCCATTCTACAAGTAGGAGCTTCCATCTATGGAAAATATGATTTTGTGTTTATAGATGGAAATCTAGAAAAAGACCCTTGGAAAAAAATTAAAAGTTATTTTGATACAGGAGCTTTTAAATACTTCTGTTCTACGGTAATGCCTGGACCACAATTAAGGCAAGCTATTCCTTTTACGAAAAAGGTTAAAGAACAATTCCCAGGAAGCATAACCATTTGGGGAGGCTATTTTGCTTCTAACCAATATAAAGTGAGTATTCAGTCTGATTTTGTTGATTACATTGTTAATGGGCCTGGTGATGTAGCTTTTCCTTCCTTAATTGATGCTATAGAAAACAATGATTATCTTAAAATAAGTGATATCAAAAATCTTATCTATTTAGATAATAATGGAGAAATTATACAAACGAAAAAAGAAAAATTACTAGATCAAGATTCGCTACCTCCATTGCCTTATCAGCATTTAAACAAGTTTTATGACCTAAAGCATTACCTAAGTAAGACATTTCTGGGCGAACGCACCTTTTCATATCATTCTAGCCTCGGCTGTCCATTTACTTGTTCTTTCTGTGCTGTAGTACCTATATATGAAGGACGTTGGAAAGCAAAATCAGCACAAACGGTATATACGGATGTAAAATATTTTAAAGATACTTACGGAGTTGATGCTATAGAATTTCATGATAATAATTTTTTTACTTCCAGAAAACGTGTTGTAGAGTTTTCGAAATTAATCATGAATGACGGCATTACATGGTGGGGAGAAGGAAGAATCGATACTATAAATAAATATAGTGATGAAGATCTAATCACTATGAAAAACGCCGGATGTAAAATGATATTCCTTGGCGCAGAAACAGGAAATGATGAGATCTTAAAACAAATGAACAAGGGGGGCACACAAACTGGTCAAACCATAAAAGATTTTGCTAAGAGATTAGCTCCAATTGGTATCATTCCAGAATTTTCTTTTGTATTGGGAATGCCTGCTGATTCTCCTAAAAAGGTAATGGATCAGATTAATTGGGATATTCAATTCATTAGAGAAATAAAAGAATTAAACCCAAACGCTGAAATTATTATCTATCTCTACAGTCCCGTAGCTACCGAAGGTTCTGAATTATACGAACAAATCCAGAAAGCAGGTTTTAGTTTTCCAAAAAAATTAGAAGACTGGTTAAACCCTGAATGGGAAAACTTCGATCTTCGCAAAAACCCCTTAACACCTTGGCTAAGACCAGAAATGGTAGATAAAATCAAAAATTTTGAAACCGTCCTAAATGGATATTATCCTACTGCTTCCGATTTTAGAATTAAAGGCGCAAAGAAAAAAATACTACGTACTGTAGCCGGTATTAGATACAGAAGTGAAATGTATCACTATCCATATGAAATAAAAGCGTTGCATAAAATATGGAAGTATCGACAACCCGAAACACAAGGGTTTTATTCTGAATAG
- a CDS encoding methyltransferase — protein MRRFLKKITHPFLKLGLKLFYLKPRKYAYDKIEVKVHPDVFPPHLTLSTKILLDFIKPVSLKNKTFLELGCGSGIISLFASKKGAIVTSTDINPTALQYLKKASENNKLKVELILSNLFDNLQNRTFEYIVINPPYYPKKPKNIKEQAWFCGENFEYFKKLFEQLASHTTQSHYIYMILSEDCNIEHIKNIALTSNLIFETVLEQKVFGETNYIFKININ, from the coding sequence GTGAGACGTTTTCTAAAAAAAATAACGCATCCATTTTTAAAATTAGGCTTAAAATTATTTTATTTAAAACCTAGAAAATATGCGTATGATAAAATTGAAGTAAAAGTACATCCAGATGTATTCCCTCCTCACTTAACGCTTAGCACAAAAATTCTACTTGATTTTATCAAACCAGTAAGCTTAAAAAATAAAACCTTCCTAGAACTTGGCTGTGGTTCTGGCATTATTTCGCTGTTCGCTTCAAAAAAAGGAGCCATCGTAACATCAACCGATATTAATCCAACTGCATTACAATATTTAAAAAAAGCTTCTGAAAATAATAAATTAAAAGTTGAATTAATTTTATCAAATTTATTTGATAATTTACAAAATAGAACTTTTGAATATATCGTTATAAATCCACCTTATTATCCCAAAAAACCAAAAAACATTAAAGAACAAGCCTGGTTTTGCGGAGAAAATTTTGAATACTTTAAAAAATTATTTGAGCAACTTGCTTCTCACACTACTCAATCGCATTATATCTACATGATTCTTTCTGAAGATTGTAATATAGAACACATAAAAAACATAGCGCTAACATCAAATCTTATTTTTGAAACTGTTTTAGAACAAAAGGTGTTCGGCGAAACTAACTATATTTTCAAAATCAATATCAATTAA
- a CDS encoding nuclear transport factor 2 family protein: protein MITRFFIPVFLFFSSLIVGQESSLEIQKQIDQTVWAPFQKAYEALDATSLNAIYADQVLRVTPEGIDTKNVFKNKNLESLKASKESNTQIKLDFWFDSRHTNEDTSYEVGFYKIGITVDGTTQNIYGQFHIVLKKINGQWKITQDWDTTTINGKSITAEDFEKKEPLKF from the coding sequence ATTATAACTAGATTTTTTATTCCTGTTTTTTTATTCTTTAGTTCCCTCATAGTTGGGCAAGAGAGTAGTTTAGAAATCCAAAAACAAATTGATCAAACGGTTTGGGCGCCTTTTCAGAAAGCATATGAAGCTCTGGATGCAACGTCATTAAATGCCATTTATGCAGATCAGGTATTACGGGTGACACCAGAAGGTATCGATACTAAGAATGTGTTTAAAAATAAGAATCTAGAAAGTCTGAAAGCTTCTAAAGAAAGTAATACACAAATAAAACTAGATTTTTGGTTTGATAGCAGACATACGAATGAAGATACCTCGTATGAAGTAGGTTTTTATAAGATTGGTATTACTGTCGATGGTACAACCCAAAATATTTATGGTCAATTTCATATTGTATTAAAAAAGATCAATGGTCAATGGAAAATCACGCAGGATTGGGACACCACCACAATTAATGGTAAGTCTATAACAGCAGAAGATTTTGAGAAAAAGGAACCGTTGAAATTTTAA